The following coding sequences lie in one Benincasa hispida cultivar B227 chromosome 6, ASM972705v1, whole genome shotgun sequence genomic window:
- the LOC120079341 gene encoding 60S ribosomal protein L38, with protein MPKQIHEIKDFLLTARRKDARSVKIKRSKDVVKFKVRCSKYLYTLCVFDSEKADKLKQSLPPGLSVQDL; from the exons ATG CCGAAGCAAATCCACGAGATCAAAGACTTTCTTCTCACTGCAAGAAGAAAGGATGCCCGCTCTGTTAAAATCAAGAGGAGCAAAGATGTAGTCAAGTTTAAGGTTCGCTGCTCCAAGTACCTTTACACACTCTGCGTCTTCGACTCAGAGAAGGCTGACAAATTGAAGCAGTCTCTTCCACCAG GTTTGAGTGTGCAAGATCTTTGA